A single Natranaerobius thermophilus JW/NM-WN-LF DNA region contains:
- a CDS encoding ECF transporter S component yields the protein MNTLAKNSPVQLAFAGLFIALGVLLPIPFHIAGIAGSIFLPMHIPVLLAGFYLGGLYGLCIGMITPLISHLVTGMPPLSPIPMLPIMIMELGTYGLLAGLLYNKSRGALISLIGSMIGGRLVAGLMVWLLITVFGFQQLDYPMAYLSGAVVTGLPGIGLQLFLIPLIINRLESK from the coding sequence ATGAATACTCTAGCCAAGAACTCACCGGTACAATTAGCCTTTGCCGGTCTTTTTATTGCACTAGGAGTCTTATTACCGATACCATTTCATATAGCCGGAATTGCTGGATCCATTTTTTTGCCTATGCATATCCCGGTTCTTCTAGCCGGTTTTTATTTAGGCGGTCTATACGGCCTGTGTATTGGGATGATCACCCCTTTAATTAGCCACCTGGTCACCGGAATGCCTCCCTTATCTCCTATCCCTATGCTTCCCATCATGATTATGGAATTGGGTACATACGGTCTTTTAGCTGGACTTTTATATAACAAAAGTAGAGGGGCCTTAATTTCATTAATAGGAAGTATGATTGGTGGGCGTTTAGTGGCTGGTTTAATGGTTTGGTTGTTGATCACTGTCTTTGGCTTTCAACAGCTAGATTATCCCATGGCTTATCTAAGCGGAGCCGTAGTAACTGGTTTACCTGGAATAGGGTTGCAGTTATTCTTAATACCTTTAATAATTAACCGCCTAGAAAGTAAGTAA